Part of the Rhizobium tropici CIAT 899 genome, CCCAGAACCGGCCGGGCTGCCTCTACCATGCCATTGCCGGATTTGCCGAAAACGGCATCAACATGACCAAGATCGAAAGCTACCTCGTCGGCGGACAGTTCGTGCCATCCCGCTTCCTTTGCGAGTTCGAGGGCGATCCAGCCACATCGGAGGTGGCCGATGCGCTCGATACTCTCGCCCACCATGCTCGCGAGCTGGTCGTGCTCGGGACATTCCCGATGGCAAGCCACCACCTGCGCAACCGCAGTGAGGAAAAGCTCTCGTCATGGGGGACCAAGCCTCCAGCCGCCTTTCGATGGTCCGATGGCCAGCAGGAGGCCGATCGATGACGACGGCGGTAAACCACTACGGACGCCATGGCGATCTTGTCGATGCGGCAATCGCGAAATTGAAGCTGCATTTTGGCGAGCGGCTGACAACGGCGACTGCCGTGCGTGATCAGCATGGCCATGATGTGAGTTGGCATCCCTCCTATCCGCCGGACGCGGTCGTCTTCCCGGATACGGCGGATGAGGTATCGCGTATCGTCGCGACCTGCCACGCTTTTGACGTGCCGGTGATCCCGTTTGGAACCGGCACCTCCTGCGAGGGTCATGTTGCCGCCCTTATGGGCGGAATATGCATCGACCTCTCGCGGCTGGATCGAATTTTGACGATTCAACCGGACGATATGACGGCGACGGTCGAGGCAGGCGTCACCCGCAAGCGCCTGAACGCCGAACTGCGCGATACCGGACTGTTCTTTCCCGTCGATCCCGGCGCGGATGCCTCACTTGGCGGAATGGCCTCGACGCGTGCCTCCGGTACGAACGCCATGCGGTATGGCACGATGAAAGACAATGTCGTTTCACTCGGTGTCGTTCTGCCCAATGGCGATCGGATCCGCACCGCAAGCCATGCCCGCAAATCGGCCGCGGGCTATGATCTGACACGTCTCTGGGTGGGATCGGAAGGCACGCTCGGCATCGTGACCGACGTGACTGTCAAATTGCATCCAATTCCGGACCACGTCGTTGCGATTTCGGCGAGTTTCTCCACACTGGAACAAGCGGTCGGCTTCGTGCTTGTTGCGACCAAGCTCACCGACAGTTTGGCACGCATCGAACTGCTCGATGAACTGCAGGTCGAGGCCGTCAACAGCTATTCGAAACTCTCCTTGCCGGTCGAGCCGACGCTTTTTATCGAACTGCACGGTAGTCGCGCTGCGGTCGAGGCCGCCTTGCCGTTCATAGAGACGGAGGCACATGCCGCTGGCGCCAGTCGATTTGACACGGCCGTATCGGCGGAGGCCCGAGGCAGGCTCTGGCAGGCACGCCATGATATATGGTGGGCCAACCTTGCGCTGCGCCCGGGCGCAAGCGCCCTGCCTACAGATAGCTGCGTGCCGGTATCCCGGCTCGTCGAGGCCATTCTTGCTGCCAAGGCCGATGTGAGAGACCTTGGCCTTCTCGCACCGATCTGCGGCCATGTGGGGGACGGAAATTTCCATCTTTGCGTCCTATTCGATCCCGCCGATCCCGATGAGCGTCAGCGCGTCGAAACCCTGACCAAGCGTCTTGCGGCCCGCGCAATCGCGCTGCAGGGGACATCGACCGGCGAGCATGGGATCGGCCACGGCAAGATGGCCGCGCTCGTCGCAGAGCATGGTCCCGCCATTCGGGTGATGGCCGCGATCAAACGCGCCGTCGATCCTCACAACATCATGAATCCAGGCAAGATTTTCAATCTCGCCGAGGCACCGCCGTTCAATTGAGCAAGATCCATAAACCAGGGAGGGAATAGAATATTCATGTCCAATCAGCATGGTCCGGCCTCCATCGCCGACTTCAGAATCGCCGCGCAACGCGCATTGCCGAAAATGGTTTTTGATTTCTTCGACGGCGGCGCCGGCTCGGAACTCACATTGCGCGAAAACAGGGCTGCATTGGATCGGATCCGTCTCGTCGGCTCTGCGCCGGTCGATGTTGGCCACCGCTCGGCGGCCATCTCGCTCTTCGGCAAACCGCTCTCAATGCCGATCATCATCGGGCCGACCGGGCTGGCGGGTGCTGCATGGCCCGCGGGCGACCAGGCATTGACCCGGGCAGCCGCACAAGCAGGAATCCCCTTTGTCATGAGTTCGGCGGCCAGCGCGTCCATGGAAGCCGTGGCAGCTGCCGGTGAAGGCAGGAAGTGGTTTCAGCTCTACCTGTTCCGGGACCGCGAGGTGAGCCTTAGACTATTGCAGCACGCTCAGGCCTTGGGCTTCGAAGCAATCGAGATCACCGTCGACAACGCCATTCCCGGCAGGCGGCTGCGCGATGCCCGCAATGGATTTTCACTGCCGTTCCGCTGGACGCCAAGAAAGCTCCTGAGCCTTGCCACCCATCCCGGCTGGGCATTGCGGATGGCGCGCGCCGGTGCACCGAGGCTGGAGGTCATGGCGGCCGAGTTCGACCTCAGATCCGCCGCCACCATCGCCGAGGTGATGGAACAGCAACTCGATCCGACCGTGTCCTGGGACGATATCGCTTTCATACGCGACCGCTGGAAAGGCCCCTTGATCCTTAAGGGGCTGCTCGATCCAGTGCAGGGGGCAAGGGCAGCCGAATTGGGACTGGACGGTATCGTCGTCAGCAATCATGGCGGCCGGCAGCTCGATGGAGCCGTTGCAAGTATCGATATGCTGCCGGAATTCGCCGCCGCCGTGGCCGGTCGGCTCGCCATTCTCGTCGACAGCGGATTTCGCAGCGGCACCGACATCATCAAGGCGCTTGCCCTTGGCGCCACGGCTGTGCAGCTCGGCCGTGCAACGCTCTATGCGCTTGCGAGCGGCGGCGAGGAAGCGGTCTCCCGCGCTTTGAGCATCCTCGCTGCAGAACTCGATGTCGCCCAGGCGATGACGGGTTCACCGACCATCGCCGATATCGGCCCTGCAAAGCTACGGCTGCCGCCGCCCTTGATCCGGACCGAAAGGGTGGCGACACCTGGCGAGCTCGCCTCATCCCGCCCGCAAACCTTCGCAGCCGCTTGAACGAATTTTCCGAAAACCCTTCCGAGGAGATCATTCCCATGCGCCGTAGAACTGCTCTGTTTCACGCCCTCGCCCTCTCAGCATTGCTGATGCCGCTGCCCACAGCGACCGCATTTGCAGCCGACAAGACGGTGGCACTGACCTATATCGTCGAACACCCGGCCATAGATGCGGCCCGCAAAGGGATCGTCGATGCGCTGGCGGATGCCGGCTTCGTTGACGGCAAAACCATCACGCTCGATGTCGCCAGCGCTCAAGGGAGCATGCCGACGCAAACGCAGATCGCAAAAACATTCGCCGGTAAATCGCCCGACCTGATCGTCGCCATTTCCACCCCCTCCGCCCAAGCTTGCCAGGCCGCGGCCAAAGGAGCGATCCCGATCGTGTTTTCTGCGGTAACAGATCCCGTTGCGGCAAAATTGGTCAAAAGCTTCACGCAGCCCGACGGCACGCTGACCGGAACCAGCGACAGACAGCCTTTGAACCTCACCTTTGAACTCATCCACAAACTGACGCCAACGGCAACGAAGGTCGGCGTTCTCTACAATGCCGGCGAAGCCAACTCTGTCGCGCAGGTGGCGGACATGAAAGCGGCAGCGGCGAAATTCGGTATCAGCATCGTCGAGGCGACGGCCGCGCAGTCGGCCGCCGTGCCGGATGCCGCCCGCAGCCTGGTCGGCAAGGCCGACGTCATCCTGCTGCCGACCGACAGCACAGTGGTTTCGGCGGTTGAAAGCGTGGTCAAGGTCGGTGTCGATGCAAAGATCCCGGTCTATGCCAGCGACACCAACTCCGTCGAACGCGGCGCAATGGCTGCGCTTGGCTTCAATTACTATAAGCTCGGGCGGCTGACGGGCGAGATCGCCGCCAAAGTTCTGAACGGCGCGAAGCCCGCCGACATCCCGGTTGGAACTCTGGACAGCGAG contains:
- a CDS encoding alpha-hydroxy acid oxidase, which gives rise to MSNQHGPASIADFRIAAQRALPKMVFDFFDGGAGSELTLRENRAALDRIRLVGSAPVDVGHRSAAISLFGKPLSMPIIIGPTGLAGAAWPAGDQALTRAAAQAGIPFVMSSAASASMEAVAAAGEGRKWFQLYLFRDREVSLRLLQHAQALGFEAIEITVDNAIPGRRLRDARNGFSLPFRWTPRKLLSLATHPGWALRMARAGAPRLEVMAAEFDLRSAATIAEVMEQQLDPTVSWDDIAFIRDRWKGPLILKGLLDPVQGARAAELGLDGIVVSNHGGRQLDGAVASIDMLPEFAAAVAGRLAILVDSGFRSGTDIIKALALGATAVQLGRATLYALASGGEEAVSRALSILAAELDVAQAMTGSPTIADIGPAKLRLPPPLIRTERVATPGELASSRPQTFAAA
- a CDS encoding ABC transporter substrate-binding protein codes for the protein MRRRTALFHALALSALLMPLPTATAFAADKTVALTYIVEHPAIDAARKGIVDALADAGFVDGKTITLDVASAQGSMPTQTQIAKTFAGKSPDLIVAISTPSAQACQAAAKGAIPIVFSAVTDPVAAKLVKSFTQPDGTLTGTSDRQPLNLTFELIHKLTPTATKVGVLYNAGEANSVAQVADMKAAAAKFGISIVEATAAQSAAVPDAARSLVGKADVILLPTDSTVVSAVESVVKVGVDAKIPVYASDTNSVERGAMAALGFNYYKLGRLTGEIAAKVLNGAKPADIPVGTLDSEDLYLNLVSAKKMGVTLSEATTQSAAKVIAQ
- a CDS encoding FAD-binding oxidoreductase, whose translation is MTTAVNHYGRHGDLVDAAIAKLKLHFGERLTTATAVRDQHGHDVSWHPSYPPDAVVFPDTADEVSRIVATCHAFDVPVIPFGTGTSCEGHVAALMGGICIDLSRLDRILTIQPDDMTATVEAGVTRKRLNAELRDTGLFFPVDPGADASLGGMASTRASGTNAMRYGTMKDNVVSLGVVLPNGDRIRTASHARKSAAGYDLTRLWVGSEGTLGIVTDVTVKLHPIPDHVVAISASFSTLEQAVGFVLVATKLTDSLARIELLDELQVEAVNSYSKLSLPVEPTLFIELHGSRAAVEAALPFIETEAHAAGASRFDTAVSAEARGRLWQARHDIWWANLALRPGASALPTDSCVPVSRLVEAILAAKADVRDLGLLAPICGHVGDGNFHLCVLFDPADPDERQRVETLTKRLAARAIALQGTSTGEHGIGHGKMAALVAEHGPAIRVMAAIKRAVDPHNIMNPGKIFNLAEAPPFN